One genomic segment of Sanyastnella coralliicola includes these proteins:
- a CDS encoding DUF4212 domain-containing protein: protein MNEKHKQYWKTNLRLMGILLVIWFIVSYGCGILFRDALDNIKIGGFGLGFWFAQQGSIYVFVVLIFYYVKRMNKIDHQFGVDE from the coding sequence ATGAATGAAAAGCATAAACAATATTGGAAGACTAATCTCCGGTTGATGGGGATTCTGCTAGTCATCTGGTTCATCGTGTCATATGGTTGCGGCATCCTATTCCGTGACGCACTTGACAATATCAAAATCGGAGGTTTCGGTCTTGGGTTTTGGTTCGCACAACAAGGAAGCATCTATGTCTTCGTTGTGCTCATCTTCTACTACGTAAAACGAATGAACAAAATCGACCACCAGTTCGGTGTCGACGAATAA
- a CDS encoding sodium:solute symporter family protein, with the protein MDIQVWTFIIVGITFAIYIGIAIWSRAGSTKEFYVAGGGVPPLANGLATAADWMSAASFLGMAGLISFMGYDGSVFLMGWTGGYVLLALLLAPYLRKFGKFTVPDFIGDRYYSNVARTVAILAALFVSFTYVAGQMRGVGVVFARFLEVDVDTGVYIGMAIVFIYATLGGMKGITYTQVAQYCILIFAFMVPAFFISMQLTGNPLPQIGMGGKGEDGMYLLDKINQLHTDLGFKEYTASSKSMTDVLFITAALMVGTAGLPHVIVRFFTVPKVRDARKSAGWALLFIAILYTTAPAIAVFAKTNLLSTVNNKPAEELPAWVGNWQETGLLSWEDHNEDGVVQYYNDKNPEYVANVADPAGLKGNELTIDRDIMVLANPEIAGLPNWVIALVAAGGLAAALSTAAGLLLVISTSVSHDLIKKQIAPNISDKGELLWARVAAVAAVVVAGYFGINPPGFVASVVALAFGLAAASFFPAIILGIFNKRMNKEGAIAGMVGGLLITCYYIARFKLHWIGDPETSGADHWWFGISPEGFGTIGMFVNFAIALTVSRFTPAPPQQVQDMVEDIRIPKGAGAAQEH; encoded by the coding sequence ATGGATATTCAAGTTTGGACCTTTATCATCGTCGGCATCACCTTCGCGATTTACATTGGAATAGCGATTTGGTCTAGAGCTGGCTCTACAAAAGAATTCTACGTTGCAGGAGGAGGTGTTCCCCCTCTTGCTAACGGATTAGCTACTGCAGCTGATTGGATGTCAGCCGCATCTTTCCTTGGAATGGCCGGGCTTATCTCATTTATGGGATATGACGGATCTGTTTTTCTCATGGGATGGACTGGAGGTTACGTTCTCCTTGCACTCTTACTGGCACCATACCTCAGAAAATTTGGGAAATTTACAGTACCTGATTTTATCGGTGACAGATACTATTCAAACGTCGCAAGAACAGTAGCCATTCTTGCAGCTCTTTTCGTATCCTTCACTTACGTAGCAGGACAAATGCGAGGAGTTGGAGTCGTATTCGCTCGATTCTTGGAAGTAGATGTTGATACTGGAGTATACATCGGTATGGCCATTGTATTCATCTACGCTACGCTAGGTGGAATGAAAGGTATTACATACACCCAAGTAGCTCAATACTGCATATTGATTTTTGCCTTCATGGTGCCTGCATTCTTTATTTCGATGCAGTTGACTGGAAACCCACTTCCTCAGATTGGAATGGGCGGAAAAGGTGAAGACGGAATGTACCTATTGGACAAAATAAATCAGCTTCACACAGACCTAGGTTTCAAAGAATACACTGCTAGCTCAAAGAGCATGACGGATGTACTGTTTATCACCGCAGCATTAATGGTAGGTACAGCAGGACTACCTCACGTGATTGTTCGATTCTTCACGGTTCCTAAAGTTCGAGATGCGAGAAAGTCTGCTGGGTGGGCTTTATTATTCATTGCCATCCTCTACACTACAGCTCCTGCTATAGCTGTGTTCGCTAAAACGAATCTCCTTTCAACGGTAAACAACAAACCAGCTGAAGAACTCCCTGCTTGGGTAGGAAATTGGCAAGAAACCGGACTTCTTTCTTGGGAAGACCACAACGAAGATGGAGTGGTTCAGTACTACAACGACAAGAACCCGGAATACGTTGCAAACGTCGCTGATCCAGCTGGTTTAAAAGGAAATGAGTTGACGATTGATCGTGACATCATGGTGCTTGCAAACCCTGAAATCGCAGGGCTCCCCAATTGGGTTATTGCACTAGTTGCTGCCGGAGGATTAGCAGCTGCGCTTTCGACTGCAGCTGGTCTACTATTGGTCATTTCGACTTCAGTTTCTCACGATTTGATCAAGAAACAAATTGCGCCAAACATCAGTGACAAAGGCGAGTTGTTATGGGCCCGCGTAGCTGCGGTAGCTGCGGTTGTGGTTGCCGGATATTTTGGAATTAACCCACCAGGATTCGTCGCCTCGGTAGTAGCACTGGCCTTTGGCTTAGCTGCCGCAAGTTTCTTCCCTGCTATTATTTTGGGAATCTTCAACAAGCGAATGAACAAAGAAGGTGCTATCGCTGGAATGGTCGGTGGTTTGCTCATCACCTGTTATTACATCGCTCGATTCAAGCTGCATTGGATTGGTGATCCTGAAACTTCAGGAGCCGACCACTGGTGGTTTGGTATTTCACCTGAAGGATTCGGTACCATTGGTATGTTTGTGAACTTCGCCATCGCACTGACGGTCAGCAGATTCACCCCTGCCCCTCCTCAACAAGTTCAGGATATGGTGGAAGATATCCGTATCCCAAAAGGAGCCGGTGCTGCACAGGAACATTGA
- a CDS encoding ATP-binding protein: MSTLLLILIALLYLGGLFFVAQRAENKKLPKLLHRPGVIYALSLGVYCTAWTFYGSIGRAADHGIDFLTIYIGPILMMPLWWIVTRKVIRIVNYQHIASLADFLAARYGKDQRIGSIVASICLLAITPYIALQIKAISDTIVLSSGSQSLVEGFDAGLITAVFLCLFTILYGARFVGQHQKRKGMVTVVALESVIKLVAFLIAGIVILVSMKPDLTTLCSQSEVIKNFTFEQGTGMGNWIILTVISGFAMILLPRQFQVGVVEVKKEEHLKTAMWMFPLYLLLINILVIPIALLGNSIIADSPSDYYMLSLAAISGNDFLMPLIYLGGFSAATSMIIVSSIALGGMVSTNLVIPAIIQKDAPEDYSKRILNSKRLSILLVFVLAYTYQHYLSERTALVSVGMTSFIGIAQLAPAFIGAIYWRNGTKTGAISGLLVGFITWSALLIIPGLIIDPELATTGEATLFGQWIFDAIGLDRIPGTALISITANALTFVGVSLLTTQSQTEVNQANIFSNIMKIEKSKFDSTGIWATSASFPDLKSLLIQFLGDRRTEEVLDRYARINDIDFSKQDKADPRVISYAERLLTGAIGPASARIMISHVTQNEEISIEEIVDILTESRQVHRLNRKLQQQQDALIKAGDQLKSANRQLQEYAELKNEFLYTVTHELRTPLTAIRSQAEMLAEEEIPEEDQQRFLENIVSDCERLTQLITNVLDLERYESGNFQTDFETIEISKIIDDAVRSMLSLARNRNLEINYWSHTLPKIKGDEGRLIQVLINLISNAIKFSSTDSAAVAIETELHNGYIHIDVCNNGGGIAADERDLIFEKFYQSKHQTRRKKAGSGLGLAICKNIISVHNGTIEVSEHDDYNTCIRVKLPVKNELKTPEKLDYETHFDSG, from the coding sequence TTGAGCACCCTCCTTCTCATATTAATTGCACTCTTGTATTTAGGAGGATTATTCTTTGTTGCTCAACGAGCAGAGAATAAAAAGCTTCCTAAACTGCTTCATCGCCCCGGAGTTATTTATGCTCTTTCCCTAGGCGTATATTGCACTGCGTGGACTTTTTATGGATCCATCGGTCGAGCAGCAGACCACGGCATTGACTTCTTGACAATTTACATTGGCCCAATTCTAATGATGCCGCTGTGGTGGATTGTAACCAGAAAAGTGATTCGCATAGTCAACTACCAACACATCGCGTCTTTAGCAGATTTCCTCGCTGCGCGATACGGCAAAGATCAGCGTATTGGAAGCATCGTAGCTTCAATTTGCCTATTAGCAATTACACCCTATATCGCTCTTCAAATCAAAGCAATTTCAGACACCATTGTCTTAAGTAGTGGTTCTCAATCTTTGGTAGAAGGTTTCGATGCAGGGCTTATTACCGCCGTCTTTTTATGTCTGTTCACTATTCTCTACGGAGCGCGTTTCGTTGGACAACATCAAAAACGCAAAGGAATGGTCACGGTTGTGGCGTTAGAATCTGTCATTAAGCTAGTGGCGTTTCTCATCGCTGGCATCGTTATCCTGGTTTCAATGAAGCCTGATTTAACGACCCTTTGCTCTCAATCTGAAGTCATAAAGAATTTCACTTTTGAGCAAGGAACTGGCATGGGGAATTGGATCATTCTAACCGTCATTTCGGGTTTTGCAATGATTCTGCTCCCAAGACAGTTTCAAGTAGGGGTTGTAGAAGTAAAGAAGGAAGAACATCTAAAGACAGCCATGTGGATGTTCCCTTTATACCTGCTCTTGATTAACATTCTAGTGATTCCCATTGCATTGCTGGGGAATAGTATCATCGCCGATTCTCCTTCTGACTACTACATGTTATCTCTAGCCGCCATTAGCGGCAATGACTTCCTCATGCCATTAATATATCTGGGAGGTTTCTCCGCTGCGACGTCAATGATCATTGTAAGTAGTATCGCTCTTGGAGGTATGGTTTCAACGAATCTGGTGATCCCTGCCATTATTCAAAAAGACGCTCCTGAAGATTATTCAAAACGAATACTCAATTCAAAAAGACTGAGCATTCTTCTGGTATTCGTACTTGCGTACACATACCAACACTATTTGTCAGAGCGAACAGCCCTAGTGTCGGTTGGTATGACTTCCTTCATTGGTATCGCACAATTAGCCCCGGCGTTCATAGGAGCGATTTATTGGCGAAACGGAACTAAAACAGGCGCCATTAGTGGACTATTGGTTGGATTCATCACTTGGAGTGCCTTACTGATTATCCCCGGTTTGATCATTGATCCTGAGCTAGCCACCACTGGAGAAGCCACTCTATTTGGTCAGTGGATCTTTGATGCGATAGGTCTCGATCGAATTCCAGGAACAGCCCTCATTAGTATTACCGCGAATGCCTTGACATTTGTAGGGGTTTCATTGCTGACAACTCAATCTCAAACAGAGGTGAATCAGGCCAACATCTTTTCGAATATTATGAAGATCGAGAAGTCAAAGTTTGATAGTACAGGGATATGGGCAACAAGCGCCTCTTTTCCGGATCTTAAGTCTTTGTTGATTCAGTTCCTTGGAGATCGTAGAACGGAAGAGGTATTGGACCGTTATGCTCGTATAAATGACATTGACTTCTCGAAGCAAGACAAGGCTGACCCTAGAGTCATTTCATATGCTGAACGCCTCTTAACCGGAGCTATTGGCCCTGCATCAGCACGAATCATGATCTCTCATGTCACTCAGAATGAGGAAATTAGCATCGAAGAAATCGTTGATATTTTGACCGAGTCTAGGCAGGTTCACCGTCTGAACAGAAAACTCCAGCAACAACAAGACGCCTTAATTAAAGCAGGAGATCAACTCAAATCTGCGAATCGACAATTGCAAGAGTATGCTGAGCTCAAGAATGAATTCTTGTATACGGTAACTCATGAGCTTCGCACTCCCCTCACTGCTATCCGTTCTCAAGCTGAAATGCTCGCAGAAGAAGAGATCCCAGAAGAAGACCAGCAGCGCTTTTTAGAGAATATCGTCTCAGACTGTGAGCGACTCACACAGCTGATCACCAACGTATTAGACTTAGAACGTTATGAGTCAGGCAACTTCCAAACGGACTTTGAGACGATTGAAATTTCCAAAATAATCGACGATGCGGTTCGTAGTATGCTTTCGCTAGCGCGGAATAGGAATCTCGAAATAAACTATTGGTCTCATACCCTTCCTAAGATAAAAGGAGACGAAGGCCGTTTAATTCAAGTCCTGATTAACCTGATCTCTAACGCGATAAAATTCTCTTCAACAGATAGTGCTGCCGTAGCCATAGAAACAGAATTACATAATGGCTACATACATATTGATGTATGTAATAACGGTGGAGGCATTGCTGCAGACGAACGTGATCTTATCTTCGAAAAATTCTATCAATCGAAACACCAGACGAGGAGAAAAAAAGCAGGAAGCGGATTAGGTCTTGCCATATGTAAGAATATAATCTCTGTGCATAATGGAACCATCGAGGTAAGCGAACATGATGACTATAATACTTGCATACGAGTTAAACTTCCTGTCAAGAACGAATTGAAAACCCCTGAGAAACTAGATTATGAAACGCATTTTGATAGTGGATGA
- a CDS encoding response regulator transcription factor translates to MKRILIVDDEPNIVMSLEYYFRKKGFDVFIARNGTEALDAVDQHQPELVILDIMMPDIDGYEVCERIKSNETSKNTKIIFLSAKSRKEDIEKGYASGANLYMQKPFKNKELYTEVTQLLE, encoded by the coding sequence ATGAAACGCATTTTGATAGTGGATGATGAACCAAACATCGTCATGTCTCTAGAATACTACTTCCGTAAAAAGGGGTTTGATGTATTCATTGCTCGTAACGGAACGGAGGCCTTGGATGCTGTTGATCAGCATCAACCAGAACTCGTAATTCTTGACATTATGATGCCAGACATTGATGGATATGAAGTGTGCGAAAGAATCAAATCCAACGAGACGAGCAAAAACACCAAGATCATATTCCTTTCTGCTAAAAGCCGGAAAGAAGATATCGAGAAGGGATACGCTTCTGGAGCAAACCTATACATGCAAAAACCCTTCAAAAACAAAGAACTATACACAGAAGTCACCCAACTTCTAGAATAA
- the acs gene encoding acetate--CoA ligase: METLEQTTMNTPYQITSFDDYKRSYQQSVDDPETFWANIAMNFKWSRPWKKVLDYNFREPSIKWFDGAQTNITINCLDRHLRERGNKLAVIWEPNDPKERFIRLTYRELYERVCQYANILKKHGAKKGDRIAIYMPMVPELAIAALACARIGAIHSVVFAGFSAQALADRINDAEAKMVLTADGLYRGAKEIPVKRVVDEALESCPSVQKVIVTERTKWAVNMKEGRDVWLHEELPTVDKECPAEPMDAEDMLFILYTSGSTGKPKGVVHTVGGYMVYAGYTFKNVFQLNESDVYWCTADIGWITGHSYIIYGPLLNGATTLMFEGVPSWPDYGRFWQVCDKYGVTQFYTAPTAIRALMAAGDDHVLSYSLDSLKVLGSVGEPINEEAWQWYNIHVGKEKCPIVDTWWQTETGGIMISGLGGHSPQKPSHAGYPLPGIQPVLLDSDGNEIKENEREGYLCIRHPWPGMLRTTYGDHERCKNVYFSNYEGYYFTGDGARRDENGMYRIIGRVDDVINVSGHRFGTAEIENAINSNDKVAESAVVGYPHDIKGQGIYAYVICKDADVDDDILRAEITESVVQEIGKIAKPDKIQIVPGLPKTRSGKIMRRILRKVAEGDTSNLGDTSTLLDPEVVTIIKENAL, from the coding sequence ATGGAAACTTTAGAACAAACAACCATGAATACGCCATATCAAATCACCTCTTTCGACGACTATAAACGTTCATACCAACAAAGTGTAGACGACCCTGAAACGTTCTGGGCAAACATTGCAATGAACTTTAAATGGTCTCGTCCTTGGAAGAAGGTTCTAGACTATAACTTCAGAGAGCCAAGTATCAAATGGTTCGATGGGGCTCAAACGAATATCACCATCAATTGTCTCGACAGACATCTACGGGAGCGCGGAAACAAACTCGCCGTTATATGGGAGCCAAATGATCCTAAGGAGCGATTCATTCGATTGACCTACAGAGAATTATACGAACGTGTTTGTCAGTACGCTAACATATTGAAGAAGCACGGAGCCAAGAAGGGAGATCGTATCGCGATCTATATGCCCATGGTACCAGAATTGGCGATCGCTGCGTTAGCATGTGCGCGAATTGGGGCTATTCACTCTGTGGTATTCGCAGGGTTTTCAGCTCAGGCACTTGCCGACAGAATAAACGACGCTGAAGCAAAGATGGTCTTGACTGCAGATGGTCTATACCGTGGAGCAAAGGAGATCCCGGTAAAACGCGTGGTAGACGAAGCTCTAGAGTCCTGCCCTAGCGTTCAAAAAGTCATCGTTACAGAGAGAACAAAATGGGCTGTGAATATGAAAGAAGGCCGGGACGTCTGGCTTCATGAAGAGCTCCCAACGGTAGATAAAGAATGTCCCGCAGAGCCTATGGATGCGGAAGATATGCTATTCATTCTCTACACAAGTGGATCTACAGGGAAGCCAAAAGGCGTGGTTCATACTGTGGGAGGCTACATGGTTTACGCAGGCTACACATTTAAGAACGTATTCCAATTAAATGAATCTGATGTTTATTGGTGTACAGCTGATATCGGCTGGATTACTGGCCACAGCTATATTATTTACGGACCACTCCTAAATGGAGCAACCACCTTGATGTTTGAAGGGGTTCCTTCTTGGCCAGACTATGGCCGATTCTGGCAGGTATGTGATAAATATGGTGTGACTCAATTCTATACAGCTCCTACGGCAATTAGAGCGTTAATGGCGGCTGGTGATGATCATGTTTTGAGTTACTCTCTTGATTCACTCAAGGTACTAGGATCTGTGGGAGAACCAATTAATGAAGAGGCATGGCAATGGTATAATATCCACGTAGGAAAAGAGAAGTGTCCGATAGTTGACACTTGGTGGCAAACAGAAACTGGTGGAATTATGATCTCAGGACTAGGTGGTCATAGCCCTCAAAAGCCAAGTCATGCAGGATATCCTCTTCCAGGAATTCAGCCCGTATTGTTAGACTCTGATGGTAACGAAATCAAAGAGAACGAACGAGAGGGCTACCTCTGTATCAGACACCCCTGGCCTGGTATGCTTCGAACTACATACGGAGATCACGAACGATGTAAGAACGTGTATTTCTCAAATTACGAAGGCTATTACTTCACAGGCGATGGCGCACGAAGAGATGAAAACGGTATGTACAGAATTATCGGTCGAGTTGATGACGTGATTAACGTTTCAGGACATCGTTTCGGTACCGCTGAAATCGAAAATGCCATTAATTCTAACGATAAGGTGGCTGAATCGGCAGTCGTTGGCTATCCACATGATATAAAGGGGCAAGGAATCTATGCCTACGTTATTTGTAAAGATGCCGATGTAGACGATGATATCCTCAGAGCCGAAATCACAGAAAGTGTGGTTCAAGAGATCGGTAAAATTGCAAAACCAGATAAGATTCAAATAGTTCCTGGTCTTCCAAAAACGCGCAGTGGGAAAATCATGCGTCGAATTCTACGAAAAGTTGCGGAAGGAGACACCTCAAACTTAGGTGACACCTCTACCCTTCTAGATCCAGAAGTCGTGACGATCATTAAGGAGAATGCACTCTAA
- a CDS encoding alpha/beta fold hydrolase → MSILLLHGALGSQRQLFKVKEALQEHSEVYSLDFSGHGDNRTELSFAIDQFTSDVVHFLDENGLDQVNIFGYSMGGYVALNLAHHHEHRVNRIATYGTKFNWTPESAQKEVKMLNPEVIEQKVPKFAAHLESTHGAKWKGVMRSTAQMMIDLGEAPNLTSEVLSSINHRVLITVGDEDTMVSIEESKRAAASLSNSEFKILEGFQHPIERVNAGFLATMTLGFFNA, encoded by the coding sequence ATGTCCATACTACTCCTACACGGCGCTTTAGGCAGCCAGCGTCAACTTTTCAAGGTTAAAGAAGCACTGCAAGAACACAGTGAGGTTTATTCGTTGGACTTCAGCGGACATGGAGATAATCGCACCGAGCTTTCCTTCGCAATTGATCAGTTCACATCAGATGTTGTTCATTTTCTCGATGAGAATGGACTTGATCAGGTGAATATCTTCGGATATAGTATGGGAGGCTATGTAGCGTTGAATCTCGCGCATCACCACGAACATAGGGTAAACCGAATTGCGACCTATGGGACCAAGTTCAATTGGACACCGGAATCAGCTCAGAAAGAAGTGAAGATGTTGAATCCAGAAGTGATTGAGCAAAAGGTGCCAAAGTTCGCAGCTCATTTGGAAAGCACACATGGTGCAAAGTGGAAAGGAGTAATGCGAAGCACCGCACAAATGATGATCGATCTGGGAGAGGCTCCTAATCTTACTTCAGAAGTGTTGTCGAGCATTAATCATCGTGTATTGATCACGGTAGGTGATGAAGACACCATGGTATCGATTGAAGAATCGAAACGTGCAGCAGCGTCTTTATCCAACAGTGAGTTCAAGATACTAGAAGGTTTTCAGCACCCGATTGAAAGGGTAAATGCCGGCTTCTTGGCTACGATGACTTTGGGGTTCTTTAATGCTTAA
- a CDS encoding response regulator yields the protein MGEKRKVLYVDDEPINRHIISSILGKEYDVISVESGPQGLESLESDPEIQLIISDLHMPVMSGLEFIQEAQKRHTGKRYFILSGHSLNKEIKEALDSKLINGFFEKPANFKRINAALKGDS from the coding sequence ATGGGGGAGAAAAGGAAAGTTCTTTACGTCGATGACGAACCTATCAACAGGCACATCATCTCGAGTATTCTTGGGAAAGAATATGACGTAATCTCTGTAGAAAGCGGACCACAAGGATTAGAGTCTCTTGAATCCGATCCTGAGATCCAATTAATCATTAGTGATCTTCACATGCCTGTGATGTCTGGATTGGAGTTTATTCAAGAAGCTCAAAAGCGCCATACCGGAAAGAGATATTTCATCCTCTCGGGTCATTCCTTAAACAAGGAGATTAAAGAGGCACTCGATTCAAAGCTGATTAACGGTTTCTTCGAAAAACCCGCAAACTTTAAGCGAATTAACGCTGCCCTCAAGGGTGATTCGTAG